One Diospyros lotus cultivar Yz01 chromosome 1, ASM1463336v1, whole genome shotgun sequence genomic window carries:
- the LOC127809184 gene encoding protein argonaute 4-like, translated as MGSFEKDGNGAAGGLPPPPPVPPNVVPLRAQEEQGTEALKKKIVRLPMERRGLGSKGQKIMILTNHFKVNVTNVEGYFYHYSVTVSYEDGRPVDGKGVGRKVIDRVKETYDSELSGKDFAYDGEKSLFTVGSLPRNKLEFTVVLEDLSSNRTNGNASPGSPNESERKRLRRPYQSKTFKVEISYAAKIPMKAIASALRGQESENSQEALRVLDIILRQHAAKQGCLLVRQSFFHNEPRNFVDVGGGVLGCRGFHSSFRTTQGGLSLNIDVSTTMIIQPGPVVDFLISNQNVKDPFSIDWAKAKRTLKNLRIKTSPSNAEYKITGLSDKPCREQLFSMKQKGRDGDSECQNVEVTVYDYFVNYRHIELRYSAELPCINVGKPKRPTYIPIELCSLVSLQRYTKALSTFQRSSLVEKSRQKPQERMRVLSEALKINKYDSEPMLRSCGISIGSNFTQAEGRVLPAPRLKVGNGEDFFPRNGRWNFNNKKLVDPTKIERWAVVNFSARCDIRGLIRDLMKCGDMKGIRIEPPFDVFEESGQYRRAPPVVRVEKMFEEIQSKLPGAPQFLLCILPERKNSDLYGPWKRKNLADFGIVTQCIAPTRINDQYLTNVLLKINAKLGGLNSMLAVEHAPAIPLVSKVPTIILGMDVSHGSPGQADVPSIAAVVSSRQWPLISRYRASVRTQSPKVEMIDNLFKRISDTEDEGIFRELLLDFYVSSGKRKPDQIIIFRDGVSESQFNQVLNIELDQVIEACKFLDEKWNPKFVVIIAQKNHHTKFFQSGSPDNVPPGTIIDSKVCHPRNNDFYLCAHAGMIGTTRPTHYHVLYDEVGFSADDLQELVHSLSYVYQRSTTAISVVAPVCYAHLAATQVGQFLKFDEGSETSSSHGGTSAGPVPVPQLPRLQENVSSSMFFC; from the exons ATGGGTTCATTTGAAAAAGATGGGAATGGAGCAGCAGGAGGTTTGCCGCCGCCACCACCAGTTCCTCCTAATGTTGTACCACTTAGAGCACAAGAGGAACAAGGAACTGAAGCTCTTAAGAAAAAGATTGTGCGCCTCCCCATGGAGAGACGTGGCCTGGGATCTAAGGGCCAAAAGATTATGATCCTAACGAATCATTTTAAAGTGAATGTGACCAATGTGGAGGGGTACTTCTATCACTACAGT GTGACGGTATCCTATGAAGATGGTAGGCCTGTAGATGGAAAGGGTGTTGGTAGAAAGGTGATTGATAGGGTCAAGGAGACCTATGATTCAGAGCTTTCTGGAAAGGACTTTGCTTATGATGGTGAGAAGAGCCTTTTTACTGTTGGTTCACTTCCAAGGAACAAACTGGAGTTTACTGTTGTGCTTGAGGACCTTTCATCAAACAG GACCAATGGGAATGCAAGCCCAGGTAGTCCAAATGAAAGCGAGCGTAAGCGATTGAGAAGACCATATCAATCAAAAACCTTTAAGGTGGAAATTAGCTATGCTGCAAAAATTCCAATGAAGGCCATTGCAAGTGCATTACGTGGTCAAGAATCTGAGAACTCTCAAGAAGCTCTGAGAGTTCTAGATATCATTTTGAGACAGCACGCAGCAAAACA GGGGTGCCTGCTTGTGCGGCAGTCTTTTTTCCATAATGAACCAAGGAACTTTGTAGATGTGGGCGGTGGTGTCCTGGGATGCAGAGGATTTCATTCTAGCTTCCGAACAACCCAGGGAGGGTTATCCCTTAATATAG ATGTCTCTACTACCATGATCATCCAGCCTGGACCAGTTGTGGATTTTCTCATTTCAAACCAAAATGTGAAAGATCCATTCTCAATTGATTGGGCAAAG GCCAAAAGAACCTTAAAGAATTTGAGGATAAAGACGAGCCCCTCCAATGCTGAGTACAAAATCACTGGACTTAGTGATAAGCCTTGCCGAGAACAGCT GTTTTCAATGAAGCAAAAAGGGAGGGATGGTGATTCTGAATGTCAAAATGTTGAAGTGACTGTTTAcgattattttgtaaattaccGCCACATAGAGTTGCGCTACTCTGCTGAATTGCCCTGTATAAATGTGGGGAAGCCAAAGCGGCCTACTTACATACCTATTGAG CTCTGTTCCTTGGTGTCCTTGCAACGCTATACGAAAGCGCTGTCTACTTTTCAACGATCATCGTTAGTTGAGAAATCAAGACAAAAGCCTCAAGAACGGATGAGAGTATTAAGTGAA GCACTAAAAATTAACAAGTACGATTCCGAGCCTATGCTGCGGTCCTGTGGTATTTCAATTGGAAGTAACTTCACACAGGCTGAAGGGCGTGTTCTTCCAGCACCACGT TTAAAAGTGGGAAATGGAGAAGACTTCTTTCCACGCAATGGCAGGTGGAATTTTAATAATAAG AAACTAGTGGACCCAACAAAAATAGAGCGGTGGGCTGTTGTGAACTTTTCAGCTCGATGTGATATACGTGGTCTTATTAGGGATTTGATGAAATGTGGAGACATGAAGGGAATC CGTATTGAACCTCCATTTGATGTGTTTGAAGAGAGTGGACAATATCGACGCGCACCTCCTGTTGTTCGGGTGGAAAAGATGTTTGAAGAGATACAATCCAAACTTCCAGGGGCGCCTCAATTTCTTCTCTGTATACTTCCAGAGCGGAAGAATTCTGATCTTTAtg GTCCGTGGAAAAGAAAGAATCTTGCTGATTTTGGAATTGTGACTCAATGCATTGCACCAACTAGAATCAATGATCAGTATCTTACAAATGTTCTCCTCAAAATAAATGCAAAG CTGGGTGGGTTGAATTCTATGCTGGCTGTAGAACATGCTCCTGCTATTCCCTTGGTATCCAAGGTTCCTACCATTATCCTTGGGATGGACGTCTCTCATGGCTCTCCAGGCCAGGCTGATGTGCCATCAATTGCTGCA GTAGTGAGCTCCAGGCAGTGGCCGCTCATTTCACGTTACAGAGCATCTGTCCGCACGCAATCACCCAAGGTTGAGATGATTGACAACCTATTTAAGCGCATTTCCGACACTGAAGATGAAGGCATATTTAG GGAACTTTTGCTTGATTTCTATGTGAGTTCAGGGAAAAGGAAGCCTGACCAAATTATCATATTCAG GGATGGAGTAAGCGAATCGCAGTTCAACCAAGTTCTGAACATCGAACTTGATCAAGTTATTGAG GCCTGCAAATTCCTTGATGAGAAATGGAATCCCAagtttgtggtgattattgcaCAGAAAAATCACCATACAAAGTTTTTCCAGTCAGGATCACCAGATAATGTTCCACCAG GGACAATAATAGACAGCAAAGTTTGTCATCCACGGAACAATGACTTTTACTTGTGTGCACATGCAGGGATGATT GGCACAACTAGGCCGACCCATTACCATGTTCTATACGATGAGGTTGGTTTTTCAGCTGATGATCTCCAGGAATTAGTTCATTCGCTGTCCTATGT gtATCAGAGAAGCACCACTGCAATTTCTGTAG TTGCTCCAGTATGTTACGCCCACTTGGCAGCCACCCAGGTGGGACAATTTTTGAAGTTTGACGAAGGGTCTGAGACATCTTCGAGCCATGGCGGCACATCTGCTGGGCCTGTCCCAGTTCCGCAGTTGCCCCGACTGCAAGAGAACGTGTCGAGTTCCATGTTCTTTTGTTAG
- the LOC127786500 gene encoding CAX-interacting protein 4-like, which yields MPATAGRVRMPANNRVHSSAALQTHSIWQTAIGYDPYAPNNVEGSNKNAQDRSSNMGMEAVNAYASFQGLLALARKTGSNANEARGACKKCGRVGHLTFQCRNFLSTVKDDIKEKDPDAFEAAILSGLDKVKGNCGEAKGGRNAFERLEEKSSEEEEEKDSESSDSDCDSEIERAIAEKNGNNVRSKLQYLRQKKEDFDEYNLVYGHKKKKGRSNKRSGKKERTDTDTDNEDKERSKRRKETRRRKDESPDEDVQCRHVRRKSQKEKRKGSQRRSDDLVSEDSECFTRRHKRKGRRAASPSFSDISSSEDSSVGRQKEVRKKMRRHHCEDDDD from the coding sequence ATGCCGGCAACAGCGGGTAGGGTTCGTATGCCAGCAAACAATAGGGTGCACAGTAGTGCGGCCCTCCAGACTCACAGTATATGGCAGACTGCAATTGGTTACGACCCTTATGCCCCCAATAACGTTGAAGGAAGCAACAAGAACGCCCAAGACAGGTCTTCGAACATGGGAATGGAAGCTGTGAATGCCTACGCCAGTTTCCAGGGATTGCTGGCACTGGCCCGCAAAACTGGTTCCAATGCTAATGAGGCTCGTGGAGCATGCAAGAAGTGTGGCCGTGTTGGTCATCTCACCTTTCAGTGCCGGAACTTTTTGAGTACTGTTAAGGATGATATTAAGGAGAAAGACCCAGATGCATTTGAGGCTGcaattttgtctgggttggaTAAGGTGAAGGGAAACTGTGGCGAGGCAAAAGGTGGTAGAAATGCATTTGAGAGATTGGAAGAGAAGAGTtctgaggaggaggaggagaaggatagTGAAAGTTCAGATTCTGACTGTGATTCAGAAATTGAGAGGGCTATTGctgagaaaaatggaaataatgtGAGAAGTAAATTGCAGTATTTAAGACAGAAGAAAGAGGACTTTGATGAGTATAACTTGGTTTATGGGCATAAGAAGAAAAAGGGTAGGTCAAATAAGAGAAGTGGGAAGAAGGAACGTACTGACACTGACACTGACAATGAGGACAAGGAAAGgagtaaaagaagaaaggagacgAGGAGGAGGAAGGATGAGTCACCAGATGAGGATGTTCAGTGTAGACATGTAAGGAGGAAAAGTcaaaaggagaagagaaaggggAGTCAAAGACGTTCTGATGATTTAGTTTCAGAGGATTCAGAGTGCTTTACCAGACGACACAAGCGGAAGGGTAGGAGGGCAGCTTCACCATCTTTTTCGGATATTAGCAGCTCAGAGGATTCCTCCGTTGGCAGACAAAAAGAGGTACGGAAGAAGATGAGGAGACACCATTGTGAAGACGACGACGACTAG